One window of Phocoena phocoena chromosome 13, mPhoPho1.1, whole genome shotgun sequence genomic DNA carries:
- the SLC25A1 gene encoding tricarboxylate transport protein, mitochondrial: protein MPAPRALAAGAPAPGKAALTHPGKAILAGGLAGGIEICITFPTEYVKTQLQLDERSHPPRYRGIGDCVRQTVRNHGVLGLYRGLSSLLYGSIPKAAVRFGMFEFLSNHMRDAQGRLDSTRGLLCGLGAGVAEAVVVVCPMETIKVKFIHDQTSPSPKYRGFFHGVREIVREQGLKGTYQGLTATVLKQGSNQAIRFFVMTSLRNWYRGDNPDKPMNPLITGVFGAIAGAASVFGNTPLDVIKTRMQGLEAHKYRNTWDCGLQILRNEGPKAFYKGTVPRLGRVCLDVAIVFVIYDEVVKLLNKVWKTD, encoded by the exons ATGCCCGCGCCCCGCGCTCTGGCGGCCGGCGCGCCAGCGCCTGGGAAGGCCGCGCTCACGCACCCGGGGAAGGCGATCCTGGCAG GCGGCCTGGCGGGTGGCATCGAAATCTGCATCACCTTTCCCACCGAGTATGTGAAAACGCAGCTACAGCTGGACGAGCGCTCGCACCCACCGCGCTACCGGGGCATCG gggacTGCGTGCGGCAGACTGTCCGCAACCATGGCGTCCTGGGCCTGTACCGCGGCCTCAGCTCCCTGCTGTACGGCTCCATTCCGAAGGCGGCTGTCAG GTTCGGGATGTTCGAGTTTCTCAGCAACCACATGCGGGACGCCCAGGGACGGCTGGACAGCACGCGCGGGCTGCTGTGCGGCCTGGGCGCTGGTGTGGCCGAGGCCGTGGTGGTCGTGTGCCCCATGGAGACCATCAAG GTGAAGTTCATCCATGACCagacctcccccagccccaaatACAGAGGATTCTTCCACGGGGTCAGGGAGATCGTGCGGGAACAAG GGCTGAAGGGGACGTACCAGGGCCTCACGGCCACCGTGCTGAAGCAGGGATCCAACCAGGCCATTCGATTCTTCGTCATGACCTCCTTGCGCAACTGGTACCGAG GGGACAACCCCGACAAGCCCATGAACCCGCTCATCACTGGCGTGTTTGGAGCCATCGCGGGCGCAGCCAGTGTCTTCGGGAACACTCCGCTGGACGTGATCAAGACCCGGATGcag GGCCTGGAGGCGCACAAGTACCGCAACACGTGGGACTGCGGCCTGCAGATCCTGAGGAACGAGGGGCCCAAAGc GTTCTACAAGGGCACCGTCCCCCGCCTGGGCCGGGTGTGCCTGGACGTGGCCATCGTGTTCGTCATCTACGACGAGGTGGTGAAGCTGCTCAACAAAGTGTGGAAGACAGACTGA